A section of the Oncorhynchus keta strain PuntledgeMale-10-30-2019 chromosome 15, Oket_V2, whole genome shotgun sequence genome encodes:
- the LOC118394427 gene encoding uncharacterized protein LOC118394427 has product MWWSCVFVKRDFSPMALKAKGERLSLICLGLVVVVLNSFGQCAAVTQTRSSKSSIVLGPHLNGDLNNGKEEQSTGAVRFGRLILGRNVKPRNASFSGDEHTVSKVRVSNVSLDDADYQSDMGWEPKQLGGHVYGTIRPSSPVVQSLLQMEPSVECVGDSMKLKFHDTGSTPGSLFSVDRGNKSPLPLSQLPTNCGHSISTTHQDWIFIAIYKGCYVTLEDGNYVLPMRWCGLPIKMSCPAKTFKPNPPTVSCYPEGMVVKMEGGTSAKDLRVKFKGHWQPLMRVSSHCGYSVVAHLEAVTISAHYEPCVELKDGMFTLELAGEGEFKVSCPSPVDQSFPRPNYPQTPVFPVPPTIALQPSPMFPPQPTSPPKPQAPLHPYYTKPAEKPKPATLPPGIPQYYFSFYPLPATPPPATKVPQGHEQHPDYRHPKPVTSSPPKDPQPPWYSESFYPRPAEPVTRMPGELPPATEAPNDKVYYPYDRYPYDPQPAKPVTRPPVIQRPATEKPTSPLHPYYTQPATLPPGNPQYYFSFYPLPATPPPATKVPQGHEQHPDYRHPKPVTGSPAEDYQIPWEFFDRQPAKPVTRTPVTVPTPAILPPATEKPTSPLRPYYPKPATLPPGNSQYYFSFYPLPPKPVTPPPQVSTPATKAPQGHVQHPYYPHPLYPPHPKPVTGSPPKDSQIPWDSFDPQPFKPAMYPVTQKPTPAMLPPATEKPTAPLHPYYPHHYQQFYPEPAKPITIPLRPATQTPEQTPLVVHTWIPAPQQPSHPRTTKAPPTVAPSSPQPGDSYPPHPGYCPAVCPTGFLTCCPMPISFHQHHHNHFGPVTSKDSGIIPAYPFKHTSDLFNYASVSGPTQATTTPQPITVQTVAPTKMTLTGFHDYWSQHGMRFSASLASYAQVPSDANKPSEPQSPKQSHFQPYNPQQPMRPYFEAPASDSNKPMAQQQPIQPYLPHNPQRLMHAYPLPYNPQGPVQPHGQAPVYSNKPLELKRPASDPSKPSEPQSLSSDLNKPLKPQPSKWPNYPFRPPMWYDPDMFYASKPLLQPHHQTQLSESAMQMHSTLEQLSPQEHPHGLLQPPRPVKELGGSLPSNSKGISSLQQQNPSGHQMPTHYGSLPIYYAGAKPSYPQKPAAKPSGKPSRSEFPESFEHYWKPIVPLGPNEGFHVSYPAQSAGGSYPAQSAGGSYPAQSAGGSYPAQSAGGSYPAQSAGGSYPAQSAGGSYPAQSAGGSYPAQSAGGSYPAQSAGGSYPAQSAGGSYPAQSAGGSYPAQSAGGSYPAQSAGGSYPAAN; this is encoded by the exons ATGTGGTGGTCTTGTGTGTTTGTGAAACGCGATTTTAGTCCGATGGCATTGAAGGCAAAAGGGGAGCGTCTCTCTTTAATATGTTTAGGGCTAGTTGTGGTAGTATTGAACTCCTTTGGTCAGTGCGCTGCAGTAACACAAACAAGATCGTCAAAATCCTCCATTGTCCTGGGACCCCATTTGAATGGGGATCTTAACAATGGTAAAGAGGAGCAGTCTACAGGTGCTGTGCGATTTGGAAGGCTTATACTTGGACGTAATGTCAAACCAAGAAATGCGAGTTTTTCTGGTGATGAACATACTGTCTCCAAAGTCCGAGTTTCCAATGTTTCACTGGATGATGCTGACTACCAGTCTGACATGG GTTGGGAACCTAAGCAGCTGGGAGGACACGTTTATGGCACAATTAGGCCAAGTAGTCCAGTGGTGCAAAGTCTCTTGCAGATGGAACCAAGTGTAGAATGTGTTGGCGACTCCATGAAACTAAAGTTCCATGACACAGGCTCTACACCAGGCTCTCTCTTTTCTGTGGACCGAG GAAATaagtctcccctgcctctgtcacaGTTGCCCACAAACTGTGGTCATTCCATCAGCACCACTCACCAGGATTGGATTTTTATTGCAATCTATAAAGGCTGTTATGTCACACTGGAG GATGGTAATTATGTTCTGCCTATGCGTTGGTGTGGATTGCCAATTAAAATGTCCTGCCCTGCCAAAACCTTTAAACCCAACCCTCCTACTGTTTCCTGCTACCCTGAGGGCATGGTGGTGAAAATGGAAGGGGGCACCTCTGCCAAGGATCTCAGGGTCAAGT TCAAAGGACACTGGCAGCCGTTGATGAGAGTTTCATCCCATTGTGGCTACAGTGTGGTAGCTCATCTAGAAGCTGTGACCATTTCTGCTCATTATGAACCCTGTGTGGAACTTAAG GATGGGATGTTCACCCTTGAACTTGCTGGCGAGGGGGAGTTTAAAGTGTCCTGTCCTAGTCCTGTTGACCAGTCTTTCCCTCGCCCCAATTACCCCCAAACCCCTGTGTTTCCGGTTCCTCCCACCATTGCTCTTCAACCAAGTCCAATGTTTCCTCCTCAGCCTACTTCACCCCCTAAACCCCAGGCTCCACTGCATCCTTACTACACAAAGCCTGCTGAGAAGCCAAAACCTGCTACTCTGCCTCCTGGGATCCCTCAGTATTACTTTTCCTTCTACCCTCTgcctgcaactcctccccctgcTACCAAAGTTCCTCAGGGCCATGAACAACATCCTGACTACCGACATCCCAAGCCTGTAACTAGCTCTCCACCTAAAGACCCCCAGCCTCCTTGGTATTCAGAGTCCTTCTACCCTCGGCCAGCTGAGCCAGTTACTCGTATGCCTGGCGAACTTCCCCCTGCAACAGAAGCTCCAAATGACAAGGTGTACTATCCTTACGACCGATATCCTTATGACCCTCAGCCAGCCAAGCCTGTAACTCGTCCTCCTGTGATTCAAAGGCCTGCTACTGAAAAGCCAACATCTCCACTGCATCCTTACTACACACAACCTGCGACTCTGCCTCCTGGGAACCCTCAGTATTACTTTTCCTTCTACCCTCTgcctgcaactcctccccctgcTACCAAAGTTCCTCAGGGCCATGAACAACATCCTGACTACCGACATCCCAAACCTGTAACTGGTTCTCCCGCTGAAGACTACCAAATTCCTTGGGAGTTTTTTGACCGTCAACCAGCCAAGCCTGTGACGCGTACTCCTGTGACTGTACCTACACCTGCCATACTTCCCCCTGCTACTGAAAAGCCAACATCTCCACTGCGTCCTTATTACCCGAAACCTGCTACTCTGCCTCCTGGGAACTCTCAGTATTACTTTTCATTCTACCCTCTGCCTCCTAAGCCTGTAACTCCTCCCCCTCAAGTGTCTACTCCTGCTACCAAAGCTCCTCAGGGCCATGTGCAGCATCCTTACTACCCACATCCTCTCTATCCACCACATCCCAAGCCTGTAACTGGCTCTCCCCCTAAAGACTCCCAAATTCCTTGGGATTCCTTTGACCCTCAACCATTTAAGCCTGCTATGTATCCTGTGACTCAGAAGCCTACACCTGCCATGCTTCCCCCTGCTACTGAAAAGCCAACAGCTCCACTGCATCCCTACTACCCACATCACTACCAACAGTTCTACCCTGAGCCAGCTAAGCCCATTACAATCCCACTTAGGCCTGCAACTCAAACACCAGAACAAACGCCACTTGTAGTCCATACATGGATACCTGCTCCTCAACAACCAAGTCATCCAAGAACTACTAAAGCACCTCCAACTGTGGCTCCTAGTTCACCTCAGCCAGGTGACTCTTATCCACCACATCCTGGGTATTGTCCTGCAGTCTGCCCTACTGGTTTCTTGACCTGCTGCCCCATGCCCATATCTTTccatcaacaccaccacaacCATTTTGGCCCTGTAACATCCAAGGATAGTGGTATCATTCCTGCTTACCCTTTCAAACATACATCTGACCTGTTCAATTATGCTTCAGTTTCTGGACCTACCCAAGCCACTACAACTCCACAACCTATAACGGTTCAGACCGTTGCCCCTACTAAAATGACCTTGACTGGTTTCCATGACTACTGGAGTCAGCATGGCATGAGGTTTTCAGCCTCCTTGGCTTCATATGCCCAAGTACCTAGTGATGCCAACAAGCCCTCAGAACCCCAAAGTCCAAAGCAATCACATTTTCAGCCCTACAACCCACAGCAGCCAATGCGCCCATATTTTGAAGCACCTGCCAGTGACTCCAACAAACCTATGGCACAGCAACAACCAATTCAGCCATATCTGCCCCATAACCCACAGCGGCTTATGCATGCATATCCTCTGCCATACAACCCACAAGGTCCAGTACAGCCACATGGCCAAGCACCTGTTTATTCTAACAAGCCCTTGGAACTTAAGCGACCTGCCAGTGATCCAAGTAAACCATCTGAACCTCAGTCGCTGTCTAGTGACCTCAACAAGCCCTTAAAACCCCAACCTTCAAAGTGGCCAAATTATCCTTTCAGACCTCCAATGTGGTATGATCCTGACATGTTCTACGCATCCAAGCCTCTGCTGCAACCACACCACCAAACCCAATTGTCTGAATCTGCAATGCAGATGCATAGCACACTTGAACAACTGAGTCCTCAAGAACATCCACATGGCCTGCTTCAGCCTCCAAGACCAGTCAAGGAACTGGGTGGCTCCCTTCCCAGTAATTCAAAGGGTATCTCTAGCCTTCAGCAGCAAAACCCCTCAGGCCATCAAATGCCTACCCATTACGGCTCATTGCCAATATATTATGCTGGTGCCAAACCATCCTACCCCCAGAAACCTGCAGCCAAGCCTTCTGGTAAACCCTCCAGATCTGAATTTCCAGAGTCATTCGAACACTATTGGAAGCCCATTGTGCCACTGGGGCCTAACGAAGGGTTCCATGTCTCTTACCCGGCCCAGTCCGCAGGAGGTTCTTACCCGGCCCAGTCCGCAGGAGGTTCTTACCCGGCCCAGTCCGCAGGAGGTTCTTACCCGGCCCAGTCCGCAGGAGGTTCTTACCCGGCCCAGTCCGCAGGAGGTTCTTACCCGGCCCAGTCCGCAGGAGGTTCTTACCCGGCCCAGTCCGCAGGAGGTTCTTACCCGGCCCAGTCCGCAGGAGGTTCTTACCCGGCCCAGTCCGCAGGAGGTTCTTACCCGGCCCAGTCCGCAGGAGGTTCTTACCCGGCCCAGTCCGCAGGAGGTTCTTACCCGGCCCAGTCCGCAGGAGGTTCTTACCCGGCCCAGTCCGCAGGAGGTTCTTACCCGGCCGCTAACTAA